A DNA window from Bdellovibrio sp. BCCA contains the following coding sequences:
- a CDS encoding ABC transporter ATP-binding protein: MLELLNIGKSFSSQTALKGVNLSIAEGEFFSLLGPSGCGKTTLLRIIAGLERATHGQILLDGQRVDHLPAQKRPFNMVFQRYALFPHLTVGENIAYGLKIKNLSKDQIEAKVAEVLALVDMAEFRDRKPETLSGGQSQRVAVARALVNEPRVLLLDEPLSALDQKMREHMQKELRALQKKLGLTFICVTHDQEEALALSDRIGIMSHGLLEQVSSPREIYENPETIFAAQFIESTSMLKGELVEVSEDLATIRLGDGSLIKGKVNIPPDQVVLGMSLEAYVRKAMMFGERGK; encoded by the coding sequence ATGTTAGAACTTCTAAATATCGGTAAAAGTTTTTCCAGTCAAACGGCGTTGAAGGGAGTCAATCTCTCCATCGCTGAAGGGGAGTTTTTCTCTCTGCTGGGCCCCAGTGGCTGTGGTAAAACGACGCTTTTGCGCATCATTGCGGGACTGGAAAGAGCTACTCACGGGCAAATTCTTTTAGATGGTCAAAGAGTCGACCATCTGCCGGCTCAGAAGCGTCCTTTCAATATGGTATTTCAGCGCTATGCTTTGTTTCCGCATCTGACGGTCGGTGAAAATATCGCCTATGGTTTAAAAATCAAAAATCTTTCCAAAGATCAGATCGAAGCCAAGGTCGCTGAAGTGCTTGCGTTGGTGGATATGGCGGAATTCCGTGATCGTAAGCCCGAAACACTGTCGGGCGGACAGTCCCAGCGAGTGGCCGTTGCCAGAGCTCTCGTGAATGAACCGCGGGTTCTTCTTTTGGATGAACCGCTCTCGGCTTTAGATCAAAAAATGCGAGAGCACATGCAAAAAGAGTTGCGCGCTCTGCAAAAAAAACTAGGACTGACTTTTATCTGTGTCACGCACGATCAAGAAGAAGCTCTGGCTTTGTCGGATCGTATCGGGATTATGAGCCACGGCCTTTTGGAGCAGGTGAGTTCGCCGCGAGAGATTTACGAAAATCCTGAAACGATTTTTGCGGCTCAGTTTATTGAATCAACAAGCATGCTTAAAGGGGAGCTTGTCGAAGTGAGTGAAGATCTGGCTACCATTCGTTTGGGTGATGGCAGTTTGATCAAAGGCAAAGTTAATATTCCTCCTGATCAAGTTGTTCTCGGCATGAGTTTAGAAGCTTATGTACGGAAGGCCATGATGTTTGGGGAACGCGGGAAATGA
- a CDS encoding TolC family protein — protein sequence MRFLTLIFTAFLITATAFAAPKQQGPVVINPKSLRTMLLSRNIDIAIALNEVQQAKAQVAQARGNLLPSVNLGTVISSGPSFMLTSVSFLLPFLMPSKWMDLKESSYLLKAQGTSYYLAQLNQFASAYSVYLTVVGDMQLRGALQKQYENFKAIEEQLRLPAEVGIIRKEDYLQAQAQAQLALVQVSQVDELIKREKASVRQMLGLELNQEIVFEAVHVPSSSAESMSPQALLDKVHESSPEAVQMTALITAAQYNKWSKAFSFLSGSSLGVNRPSTGGAFSSVTQTGSVNLGFGYFPALEISNLNIEQLKLRKKELRLDQAQLIETTLGALEEAQKQYTAASQAEDNMRQVYNAELMRYQVGITDILHVLELGNSLTSAVVNKVKAATALDTLRISLHRIMISDQFAGVETCEIERRSSGGIRGKLGRIFNPDKDKVTLDQICGQ from the coding sequence ATGCGATTTCTTACACTGATTTTTACTGCCTTCTTAATTACGGCAACAGCGTTTGCGGCTCCCAAGCAACAAGGACCGGTGGTCATCAATCCCAAGTCTTTGCGCACAATGCTTCTTTCTAGAAACATCGATATCGCCATCGCTCTCAATGAAGTTCAACAAGCTAAAGCCCAAGTCGCTCAAGCTCGCGGAAATCTTTTACCGTCCGTCAATTTAGGTACGGTGATTTCAAGCGGACCTAGCTTCATGCTGACTTCGGTTTCTTTCCTTTTGCCATTCTTAATGCCAAGCAAGTGGATGGATTTAAAAGAGAGCAGTTATCTTTTGAAGGCCCAAGGGACTTCTTACTACTTAGCTCAACTCAATCAGTTTGCATCAGCTTATTCTGTGTATTTGACAGTTGTGGGTGACATGCAATTGCGTGGAGCTTTGCAAAAACAATATGAGAACTTCAAGGCCATTGAAGAACAACTTCGTTTGCCTGCTGAGGTTGGTATCATCCGTAAGGAAGACTATCTTCAAGCTCAAGCGCAGGCTCAGTTAGCGTTGGTACAAGTGTCGCAAGTCGATGAATTGATCAAACGTGAAAAAGCGTCTGTGCGCCAAATGTTGGGTCTTGAGTTGAACCAAGAAATCGTTTTCGAAGCGGTGCACGTTCCCTCTTCCTCTGCCGAAAGCATGAGCCCGCAAGCTTTGCTTGATAAAGTTCATGAAAGTTCTCCAGAAGCCGTACAAATGACAGCTTTGATCACGGCCGCTCAATACAACAAGTGGAGCAAAGCATTTAGTTTCCTTTCTGGGAGCTCTTTGGGGGTAAACCGTCCTTCAACTGGCGGCGCGTTTAGTTCTGTGACACAAACAGGTTCTGTCAACTTGGGTTTTGGTTACTTCCCGGCTTTGGAAATTTCAAACTTGAATATCGAGCAATTGAAGCTTCGTAAAAAAGAACTTCGTTTGGACCAAGCTCAGTTGATTGAAACGACTTTGGGTGCTCTTGAAGAAGCACAAAAACAATACACAGCGGCTTCCCAAGCCGAAGATAACATGCGCCAAGTCTACAATGCAGAATTGATGAGATACCAAGTCGGCATCACGGACATCTTGCACGTGCTTGAACTCGGAAATTCTTTAACGAGTGCGGTTGTGAACAAAGTGAAGGCTGCAACGGCATTAGACACTCTTCGCATCAGTCTTCACCGCATTATGATCTCTGATCAGTTTGCTGGTGTTGAGACTTGTGAAATTGAACGCCGCAGTTCTGGTGGCATCCGCGGAAAATTGGGACGTATCTTTAATCCGGATAAAGATAAAGTCACTTTGGACCAAATCTGCGGCCAGTAG
- a CDS encoding ABC-F family ATP-binding cassette domain-containing protein — MIHLSNISKQHGNKILYRNGSFQINAGEKIGLVGPNGAGKTTIFRIITGEEGVDGGTVSKSDRTVIGYFSQNIEDMRGRTALDEVKSSVGNIGDMQTRMQECEAKLADPELDADEMTKILETYGELQAEFERLGGYDLESRAAEILTGLGIGPDDYHRPTESFSGGWKMRIALAKILVLNPEVLLMDEPTNHLDVESIVWLEEWLSNYKGAILMTSHDRDFMNRLVTKIVEIANKTITVYGGNYDFYEREREIRKEQLIAAAKRQEDMLAKEEEFIARFAARASHAAQVQSRVKKLEKIDRIEIPPEEAEIKFEWPVPPRGGEEVVKFEGLAKIWKRDDGKEKLVFSGANALVKRMDRIAVVGVNGAGKSTLLKIIAGHADPSEGKMTLGASINVGYFSQNSLDVLDPKATILDEVHSRIPNAGLGFVRSLLGAFKFSGEEAEKKISILSGGEKSRVVLATILAQPVNLLILDEPTNHLDIKSREVLLEAIKNFPGTVMIVSHDRHFLREVTTRVFEVDKNQIRIYEGDYNYYQHKKQEMA; from the coding sequence ATGATTCATTTATCAAATATCTCTAAGCAGCACGGAAATAAAATCCTTTACCGCAATGGTTCTTTTCAAATCAATGCTGGTGAAAAAATCGGACTTGTGGGGCCTAACGGTGCCGGTAAGACAACCATCTTCCGCATTATCACAGGGGAAGAAGGCGTTGACGGCGGAACGGTTTCAAAATCGGATCGCACAGTCATTGGATACTTCTCACAAAACATTGAAGACATGCGCGGGCGTACAGCTTTGGATGAAGTGAAATCCTCTGTGGGTAACATCGGTGACATGCAAACTCGCATGCAAGAGTGCGAAGCAAAGCTTGCAGATCCTGAACTAGATGCTGATGAGATGACAAAGATTCTTGAGACATACGGAGAGCTTCAGGCGGAGTTTGAACGTTTGGGCGGTTACGATCTTGAATCTCGTGCTGCAGAAATCCTTACGGGTCTTGGCATTGGTCCTGATGATTATCATCGTCCGACGGAAAGTTTTTCTGGCGGTTGGAAAATGCGTATCGCCTTGGCGAAAATTCTTGTTTTGAATCCTGAAGTATTGCTGATGGACGAGCCGACGAATCACTTGGACGTGGAGTCGATCGTGTGGCTTGAAGAATGGCTTTCGAACTATAAGGGCGCGATCCTTATGACAAGCCATGATCGCGACTTCATGAATCGTCTGGTTACAAAAATTGTGGAGATTGCGAATAAAACTATCACGGTCTACGGTGGAAATTACGATTTCTACGAGCGTGAACGTGAAATTCGTAAAGAACAATTGATTGCAGCGGCCAAACGCCAAGAAGACATGCTCGCAAAAGAGGAAGAGTTTATCGCCCGCTTTGCCGCGCGTGCATCGCATGCAGCGCAAGTTCAATCTAGAGTTAAGAAGCTTGAAAAAATTGATCGTATTGAAATTCCACCTGAAGAAGCTGAAATCAAATTTGAATGGCCTGTTCCTCCACGCGGCGGTGAAGAGGTTGTTAAGTTCGAGGGCTTAGCTAAAATTTGGAAGCGTGATGACGGAAAAGAGAAATTAGTTTTCTCTGGCGCCAATGCTTTGGTGAAACGCATGGACCGTATTGCGGTTGTCGGCGTGAACGGAGCAGGTAAATCCACTTTGTTAAAAATTATCGCAGGCCACGCCGATCCGTCCGAAGGAAAAATGACTTTGGGTGCTTCTATCAACGTGGGCTACTTCAGTCAGAATTCTTTGGATGTCTTAGATCCAAAGGCAACGATCTTGGATGAAGTTCACTCTCGCATTCCCAATGCGGGTTTGGGTTTTGTGCGCAGTCTTTTGGGCGCCTTCAAGTTTTCTGGCGAAGAAGCAGAAAAGAAAATTTCCATTTTGTCGGGCGGTGAGAAATCCCGCGTGGTTCTGGCGACAATCTTAGCGCAACCTGTGAATCTGTTGATTCTGGATGAGCCGACGAACCATCTTGATATCAAATCTCGAGAAGTTCTTTTGGAAGCGATTAAAAACTTCCCAGGCACAGTAATGATCGTAAGCCATGATCGCCATTTCTTGCGTGAGGTGACGACCCGTGTGTTTGAAGTAGATAAAAACCAAATTCGCATCTACGAAGGCGATTACAATTACTACCAACATAAAAAACAAGAGATGGCATGA
- a CDS encoding cytochrome b/b6 domain-containing protein has product MTQYSFRKYQPLGLRLWHWLNALAILGLLATVLLRKTFLSWRSNAALIEAKLQEAGTAITPEVAKDIAVSIRNPMWDWHVYLGFTLGALLLIRIMVGLLVVKKCPATHAVQSAWNLKKVPQKEKGSAIHYTLVKTGYAFFYLATLFMVTSGILMQFKTELGLGKEAIGVIKEIHEMMMWFFVVFVVGHLLGVVIAENRGDRGLVSDMIHGGEKEKGS; this is encoded by the coding sequence ATGACTCAATACAGTTTTCGTAAGTATCAGCCGCTAGGTTTGCGTTTGTGGCACTGGCTAAATGCTTTGGCCATCTTAGGACTTTTGGCAACGGTCTTATTGCGAAAGACCTTTCTGAGCTGGAGAAGCAATGCCGCTTTGATTGAAGCCAAATTGCAAGAAGCAGGGACAGCCATCACTCCAGAAGTCGCCAAAGATATTGCGGTGAGTATTCGTAATCCTATGTGGGATTGGCATGTCTACCTGGGATTTACTCTTGGTGCGCTTTTGTTGATCAGAATTATGGTTGGTCTTTTGGTCGTTAAAAAATGTCCAGCGACTCACGCGGTGCAAAGTGCTTGGAACCTTAAAAAAGTTCCACAGAAAGAAAAAGGCTCTGCCATTCACTACACGCTGGTTAAGACCGGTTACGCGTTCTTTTATCTGGCGACACTTTTTATGGTGACCTCCGGCATTTTGATGCAATTTAAAACAGAACTAGGCCTTGGCAAAGAAGCCATTGGCGTCATCAAAGAAATCCATGAAATGATGATGTGGTTCTTTGTTGTTTTTGTTGTAGGACATTTACTTGGAGTCGTTATAGCTGAAAACCGCGGGGATCGGGGGTTGGTCTCAGACATGATTCACGGAGGAGAGAAGGAAAAGGGAAGCTAG
- a CDS encoding nuclear transport factor 2 family protein, with protein MKKMILIVLCSLFSISAFAVGATSNVEANKKLVRDFYEMAFNQHKPTEAAKKYIGSKYIQHNPYVPNGAEAFYSYFEKHFKENPKSHVEIKRVMGDGDLVALHLLSKQNDTDRGRAIVDIFRVENGKIVEHWDVIQDVPEKTANGNTMF; from the coding sequence ATGAAAAAAATGATTTTAATAGTTTTATGTAGCTTGTTTTCAATTTCGGCATTTGCAGTTGGAGCGACTTCCAATGTCGAAGCCAATAAGAAGCTTGTTCGCGATTTTTATGAAATGGCTTTTAACCAACATAAGCCCACTGAAGCGGCAAAAAAGTATATTGGTTCTAAGTACATTCAACACAATCCTTACGTTCCTAACGGCGCGGAAGCTTTTTATTCCTACTTTGAAAAACATTTTAAAGAAAACCCGAAATCTCACGTTGAAATCAAACGCGTGATGGGCGATGGCGATCTTGTGGCTCTTCATTTGCTTTCAAAACAAAACGACACAGACCGTGGTCGCGCGATTGTGGATATTTTCAGAGTTGAAAATGGCAAGATCGTGGAGCACTGGGACGTGATTCAGGACGTGCCGGAAAAAACAGCGAATGGAAACACCATGTTTTAG
- a CDS encoding polyamine ABC transporter substrate-binding protein, with amino-acid sequence MSRILMIGLLLCGLLSACTKKEQVSYDKKEVNLSIWGNYLSPELQAQFEKETGIKINISNYSSNEELLAKIQMGSSGIDVAVPSDYMVDIMRKMSLLEPLKAELIPNKNLVSTEFLKQNFDPENQFSLPYTWTTVGIAVNRELYKGAVHSWKDLLDNPQLKGKFALLDDVRETMGAALKLHGYSVNTNNAAEIQKAKNTLLTAKKNIKMFSSDTIDILNNKEVAAAQAYSSDALQAAVKSPGKIEYIIPDEGTTFAIDNLVIVKGAKHPEAAHQLINFLLSENAEINKVKTILGGPVLKDTQGKLPKELQNNQALFPPDSTLKKMERIHDLGEHNKLFEDSWTEIKTK; translated from the coding sequence ATGTCGAGAATATTGATGATCGGGCTGCTTCTTTGTGGGCTTCTTTCGGCGTGCACGAAAAAGGAACAGGTCAGCTACGACAAAAAAGAAGTCAATTTATCGATTTGGGGCAATTATCTCTCCCCCGAATTGCAGGCGCAGTTTGAAAAAGAGACCGGCATTAAGATCAATATTTCCAACTACTCCTCAAATGAAGAGCTTTTAGCAAAAATCCAAATGGGTTCTTCGGGCATTGATGTTGCGGTTCCTTCCGACTACATGGTCGATATCATGCGCAAAATGAGCCTGCTCGAGCCACTGAAAGCCGAACTCATTCCCAACAAGAACTTGGTCTCTACTGAGTTTCTGAAACAAAACTTCGATCCGGAAAACCAGTTTTCATTGCCGTACACTTGGACTACCGTGGGCATTGCGGTCAATCGTGAACTTTACAAGGGCGCAGTCCATAGCTGGAAGGATCTTTTAGACAATCCACAGCTCAAAGGAAAATTTGCTCTGTTGGATGACGTCCGCGAGACCATGGGCGCGGCTTTAAAGCTTCATGGCTACAGTGTGAATACGAACAACGCCGCAGAAATTCAAAAGGCTAAGAACACTCTTTTGACGGCGAAGAAAAATATTAAAATGTTTTCTTCTGACACGATTGATATTTTGAACAATAAAGAAGTCGCTGCGGCTCAAGCTTACTCTTCGGATGCTCTGCAAGCGGCTGTAAAATCTCCAGGAAAAATTGAGTATATTATTCCTGATGAAGGAACGACCTTCGCCATCGACAACCTTGTAATTGTGAAGGGCGCCAAACATCCCGAGGCGGCTCATCAGTTGATTAATTTTTTATTGAGTGAGAACGCCGAAATCAATAAGGTCAAAACCATTTTAGGCGGCCCTGTTTTAAAAGACACTCAAGGAAAACTTCCTAAAGAACTTCAAAACAACCAAGCTCTCTTCCCTCCTGATAGCACTCTGAAAAAAATGGAGCGCATTCATGACTTAGGAGAGCACAATAAGCTCTTTGAAGACTCATGGACTGAGATCAAAACGAAGTAA
- a CDS encoding acetyl-CoA C-acetyltransferase has product MRTRPVYISGGIRTPFVKSMTTYMDVTSSELMISTLKTLVQKYKLEGQILGDVGCGAVMQSASDWNFTRECVLSSGLHPHTPGYNVQRACGTSLEITSQLALKVAAHQMDVAIAGGVDTNSDLPIMVSKSLSHKLVELNAAKDNLEKAKILASIRPSDLKPQLPAVVEPRTKMSMGEHTEKMVQEWKISREAQDELALTSHKNATRAHEDGFYKDLVFNFHGLDRDGIIRPDTSMEKLAKLKPAFEKSEKGTITAGNSSPLTDGAAAVIVTSEEAAAKYNLPLWARFIDCQVSAVNFVAGEGLLMAPTIAVSELLKRNNLSFNDFDFFEIHEAFAGQVLCTLKAWESDEYCKKVLGRATALGPLDRSKMNIKGGSVALGHPFGATGARIVASLGKMLHEKGGRGRGLISICTAGGMGIAAILESV; this is encoded by the coding sequence ATGCGCACACGTCCTGTTTATATTTCCGGCGGAATCCGCACTCCCTTCGTTAAGTCCATGACGACTTATATGGATGTCACTTCCTCTGAATTGATGATTTCGACTTTAAAAACACTCGTTCAAAAATACAAATTAGAAGGTCAGATTTTAGGAGACGTCGGCTGTGGCGCCGTGATGCAAAGTGCTTCGGATTGGAATTTCACTCGTGAATGTGTCTTAAGCTCAGGTCTTCATCCTCATACACCGGGATACAATGTTCAGCGCGCTTGTGGAACAAGTTTGGAAATCACTTCGCAGCTGGCCCTTAAAGTCGCAGCCCATCAAATGGATGTCGCCATCGCTGGCGGCGTTGACACGAACAGTGATCTTCCGATCATGGTTTCAAAAAGTCTCTCGCACAAATTAGTGGAACTGAATGCTGCGAAAGACAACTTGGAAAAAGCCAAAATTTTGGCGTCAATTCGACCCTCCGATTTAAAACCACAACTGCCTGCTGTCGTTGAACCGCGCACGAAAATGTCCATGGGTGAACACACTGAAAAAATGGTGCAAGAGTGGAAAATCTCGCGCGAAGCTCAGGATGAGTTGGCCTTGACCAGCCACAAGAATGCCACGCGCGCTCATGAAGATGGATTTTATAAAGATCTTGTTTTTAATTTTCATGGCCTTGATCGTGATGGCATCATTCGTCCTGACACTTCGATGGAAAAATTGGCAAAGCTCAAACCGGCTTTTGAAAAATCAGAAAAGGGAACTATCACGGCGGGCAACTCCAGTCCTCTCACCGACGGAGCTGCTGCGGTGATAGTGACAAGTGAAGAGGCTGCGGCAAAATACAATCTTCCCTTATGGGCCCGTTTCATCGACTGCCAGGTTTCTGCGGTGAACTTTGTTGCCGGTGAAGGTCTTTTAATGGCGCCCACCATTGCGGTGAGTGAACTTTTAAAGCGCAATAACTTAAGCTTTAACGACTTTGATTTTTTCGAAATTCACGAAGCGTTCGCAGGCCAAGTTCTTTGCACATTGAAGGCTTGGGAGTCCGATGAATACTGTAAAAAAGTTCTAGGTCGCGCGACCGCTCTAGGCCCTTTGGATCGCAGCAAGATGAATATCAAAGGAGGCAGCGTGGCACTCGGACATCCCTTTGGCGCCACGGGAGCTCGCATTGTTGCGAGTTTAGGGAAAATGTTGCATGAAAAAGGCGGTCGCGGGCGCGGGTTGATCTCGATTTGCACAGCGGGCGGCATGGGAATCGCTGCTATTTTGGAGTCCGTATAA
- a CDS encoding STAS domain-containing protein: MEDQKSFSYSFNQKNNMLVVSLTGEITSHVLPSLEACRQELQGKHEVSRVVLYFQDVESISMDAIPLIAQIQREIRSKPADLRLCLKENLREKLVRMGVVRGLEVADDLKTALLSF, from the coding sequence TTGGAAGATCAGAAGTCGTTTAGCTACAGTTTTAATCAAAAGAACAATATGCTTGTCGTCTCTTTAACAGGAGAAATTACAAGTCACGTGCTGCCGTCGCTGGAAGCTTGTCGTCAGGAACTGCAGGGAAAGCACGAAGTCAGCCGCGTCGTCTTGTATTTTCAAGACGTTGAATCGATCAGCATGGATGCCATTCCTTTAATTGCACAAATTCAGCGAGAAATTCGCTCAAAACCGGCGGATCTTCGTCTGTGTTTGAAAGAAAATTTGCGAGAAAAACTCGTTCGTATGGGAGTGGTGCGGGGATTGGAAGTGGCTGACGACTTAAAAACGGCTCTTTTATCTTTTTAG
- a CDS encoding DEAD/DEAH box helicase produces the protein MTPLTTVDSFESFGLSAPLLAAMQDMGFSTPTPIQRQALPLLLAGAQDFIGLASTGTGKTAAFGIPLVENIDATIKDTQALVMSPTRELALQVAEQLTLLGKKKGVRVVTIYGGSSYRTQMEGIRKGAHIIVATPGRLVDFLEQKIIKLQNVKTVVLDEADEMLSMGFKEDMETILKATQPADSDSLRAACRTWLFSATMSPEVRRLSSTYLENPETVQVNKVGAADTIEQVYYTVKNSYKTEVIGRLLQTLPEFYGIIFCQTKMEVAELADVLTQRGFPADSLHGDKSQQEREATLKKFKSRQVKVIVATDVAARGLDIKDLTHVINHSLPWDAESYVHRIGRTGRNGQKGVAITLVNPEQLNLLRRVMITTKAVLTKGVVPSADEVAGLKIKDVLDRVSSMGTDAPELQLAMDLIQDLIQAGDINFKELSKEDLLARFIVAYFPNVFVKKDMMLDYMGDRIPRELLPRDPQDNRFTRGRDGGRSGDRDRGGYRGGGRRFDRGDRGGYRADRNDRGGERTEERSERPRFASRDDRPARSEVTGYRPQKSASSSSDRPQRSERSERSERGSNERREHSGIKRFRGPRRQHRDA, from the coding sequence ATGACTCCACTTACAACTGTTGATAGTTTCGAAAGCTTTGGTCTTAGCGCTCCCCTTTTGGCAGCGATGCAAGACATGGGCTTCTCGACACCGACGCCCATCCAACGCCAAGCTTTGCCACTATTGCTCGCAGGAGCACAAGACTTCATCGGTCTTGCTTCAACAGGCACTGGTAAAACTGCAGCCTTCGGTATTCCTCTTGTTGAGAATATCGATGCAACGATCAAAGACACTCAAGCGCTCGTTATGAGCCCGACACGCGAACTTGCTTTGCAAGTAGCCGAGCAATTGACTTTGCTTGGTAAGAAAAAAGGCGTTCGTGTTGTGACGATCTATGGTGGCTCTAGCTACCGCACCCAAATGGAAGGTATCAGAAAAGGAGCGCACATCATCGTGGCGACTCCAGGCCGCTTGGTTGACTTCCTTGAACAAAAAATCATCAAGCTTCAAAACGTAAAAACAGTGGTTCTTGATGAAGCGGACGAAATGCTTTCCATGGGCTTTAAAGAAGACATGGAAACAATTTTGAAAGCAACTCAACCGGCAGATTCCGATTCACTTCGCGCGGCTTGCCGTACGTGGTTGTTCTCTGCGACGATGAGCCCTGAAGTTCGTCGTCTTTCTTCGACTTACCTTGAAAATCCTGAAACAGTTCAGGTGAACAAAGTCGGCGCTGCTGACACGATCGAACAAGTTTACTACACAGTTAAAAATTCCTACAAAACAGAAGTCATCGGTCGCTTGTTGCAAACTCTTCCTGAATTCTACGGCATCATCTTCTGCCAAACGAAAATGGAAGTGGCAGAGCTTGCCGACGTATTGACTCAACGTGGTTTCCCAGCAGACTCTTTGCACGGCGATAAGAGCCAGCAAGAGCGCGAAGCGACTTTGAAGAAATTCAAATCTCGCCAAGTGAAAGTCATCGTAGCGACAGACGTTGCCGCTCGCGGTTTGGATATCAAAGATCTTACTCATGTGATCAATCACTCTCTTCCTTGGGATGCAGAGTCTTATGTTCACCGTATTGGTCGTACCGGCCGTAACGGTCAAAAAGGTGTGGCGATCACTTTGGTAAATCCAGAGCAGCTGAACCTTCTTCGCCGTGTGATGATCACAACGAAAGCCGTTCTTACTAAAGGCGTGGTACCTTCAGCTGATGAAGTTGCCGGTCTTAAAATCAAAGACGTTTTGGATCGCGTAAGCTCTATGGGAACGGACGCTCCTGAATTACAACTGGCGATGGATTTGATCCAAGATTTGATTCAAGCTGGTGACATCAACTTCAAAGAACTTTCTAAAGAAGATTTATTAGCCCGCTTTATCGTGGCTTACTTCCCGAACGTGTTCGTGAAAAAAGACATGATGCTTGATTATATGGGTGATCGTATCCCTCGTGAACTTTTGCCTCGTGATCCCCAAGACAATCGTTTCACTCGCGGTCGCGATGGTGGCCGTAGTGGTGATAGAGACCGTGGCGGCTACCGTGGCGGCGGCCGTCGCTTTGATCGCGGCGATCGCGGTGGTTACCGTGCAGACCGTAATGACCGTGGTGGCGAGCGCACTGAAGAGCGCAGCGAACGTCCTCGTTTCGCCAGCCGTGATGACCGTCCTGCTCGCAGCGAAGTGACTGGTTATCGTCCACAAAAGAGCGCAAGCTCTTCGAGCGATCGTCCTCAGCGCAGTGAACGCTCTGAACGCTCTGAGCGTGGCAGCAACGAACGTCGCGAGCACAGCGGTATTAAACGTTTCCGCGGCCCTCGCAGACAGCACCGCGACGCCTAA
- a CDS encoding alpha/beta fold hydrolase, with the protein MIKKNLDLRSFKIPLGKLAPQESFRTRQGDLLSYRFYPAWCDDLVVLYHGVGSDSRYMCVLASAIASAGIANVVTPDLRCHGVSLALSDKISPSQLEIDLEELLIHIKMQRAVSRVILAGHSMGGGFVLRVAVSEVRSQFAKFVALAPRLPTSLNAFYEDYGGWISPEADGGFRVNMADIFKSGQEKLHYSPEYSAAVSAPDDVLTRLEKLKPNLSVVIGAEDEVDIPSRYAELFSSINVPVQVVEGLNHLTLVSKPDAYLSRF; encoded by the coding sequence ATGATAAAGAAGAATCTGGATTTGCGAAGCTTTAAGATTCCTCTGGGGAAATTAGCCCCGCAGGAATCTTTTCGCACTCGCCAGGGTGATCTTCTCTCTTACCGGTTTTATCCTGCGTGGTGTGATGACTTGGTTGTTCTCTATCACGGCGTTGGAAGTGACAGCCGCTATATGTGCGTTCTGGCTTCGGCGATCGCAAGTGCGGGAATTGCCAATGTGGTGACTCCGGATTTACGTTGTCATGGAGTGAGTCTTGCGCTGTCAGATAAAATTTCTCCGTCACAACTCGAAATCGATCTTGAAGAGTTGTTGATTCATATAAAAATGCAAAGAGCCGTTTCGCGAGTGATCTTAGCCGGGCATTCGATGGGAGGCGGGTTTGTTTTGCGGGTGGCGGTTTCTGAAGTGCGCTCGCAGTTTGCAAAGTTTGTGGCATTGGCGCCAAGACTTCCGACATCTTTGAATGCTTTCTACGAAGACTATGGTGGATGGATCTCACCTGAAGCAGACGGTGGTTTTCGTGTGAACATGGCGGATATCTTTAAATCCGGTCAGGAAAAACTTCATTACAGTCCGGAATATTCCGCCGCGGTTTCCGCGCCCGATGATGTGTTAACTCGTCTTGAAAAATTAAAACCAAATTTGAGCGTCGTGATTGGTGCAGAGGATGAAGTCGATATTCCTTCTCGCTATGCAGAGCTTTTTTCCTCTATCAATGTGCCCGTGCAAGTTGTTGAGGGACTCAATCATTTGACTCTTGTCTCAAAACCGGATGCCTATTTGTCTCGTTTTTAA